In the genome of Nycticebus coucang isolate mNycCou1 chromosome 12, mNycCou1.pri, whole genome shotgun sequence, one region contains:
- the LOC128561009 gene encoding retinol dehydrogenase 16-like isoform X2, with amino-acid sequence MPEGLEAGLPTPTLCVLKSSCLITATLSLHPSTCVCVHPQAMWLYLAALVGLYYLLRWYRERQVVSHLRDKYVFITGCDSGFGNLLARQLDTRGLRVLAGCLTEKGAEQLRARTSDRLKTVSLDVTKTESVTAAAQWVKECVGDRGLWGLVNNAGISQSASPNEWLTKQDFVTILDMNLLGVIEVTLSLLPLVRKARGRLVNVSSVMGRLSLSGGGYCISKYGVEAFSDSLRRELAHFGVKVAVIEPGYFKTGMTNTERVLQMAQKNWDKASPEIKEIYGQKILASYLRIISEKHMARCNLNLSEVTGCMEHALTACHPRTRYSAGWDVKLFYLPLSYMPTFLVDAMVTWSLPRPEKAP; translated from the exons ATGCCAGAGGGCCTGGAGGCTGGtctcccaacccccaccctcTGTGTTCTTAAATCCTCCTGTCTGATCACTGCCACACTCTCCTTACACCCcagcacctgtgtgtgtgtccaccCCCAAGCCATGTGGCTGTACCTGGCGGCCCTCGTGGGCCTGTACTACCTGCTGCGCTGGTACCGGGAGAGGCAGGTGGTGAGCCACCTCCGAGACAAGTACGTCTTCATCACGGGCTGCGACTCCGGCTTTGGGAACCTGCTGGCCAGACAGCTGGACACCAGAGGCTTGAGGGTGCTGGCTGGGTGTCTGACGGAGAAGGGGGCCGAGCAGCTGAGGGCCCGCACGTCAGACAGGCTGAAGACAGTGAGCCTGGACGTCACCAAGACAGAGAGTGTCACTGCAGCTGCCCAGTGGGTGAAGGAGTGTGTGGGAGACAGAG gacTCTGGGGCCTGGTGAATAACGCTGGCATCTCCCAGTCCGCCAGCCCTAACGAGTGGCTGACGAAGCAGGACTTTGTGACCATATTGGACATGAACCTGCTGGGGGTGATCGAGGTGACTCTGAGCCTGCTGCCCTTAGTGAGGAAAGCCAGGGGCCGCCTGGTCAATGTCTCCAGCGTCATGGGCCGGTTGTCACTTTCTGGTGGTGGCTACTGTATCTCCAAGTACGGCGTCGAGGCCTTCTCAGACTCCCTCAG GCGGGAGCTTGCCCACTTTGGGGTGAAAGTGGCTGTGATCGAGCCCGGTTACTTTAAGACAGGCATGACTAATACTGAGAGAGTTCTGCAGATGGCCCAGAAGAATTGGGATAAGGCCAGCCCCGAGATCAAGGAGATCTATGGCCAGAAGATTCTGGCATCCT ACCTCAGAATAATATCTGAAAAACATATGGCCAGATGCAACCTGAATCTGTCTGAGGTGACGGGCTGCATGGAGCATGCGCTGACCGCCTGCCACCCCCGTACCCGGTACTCAGCTGGCTGGGACGTCAAGCTTTTCTACCTCCCCCTGAGCTACATGCCCACCTTCCTGGTGGATGCCATGGTCACCTGGAGCCTCCCAAGGCCAGAGAAGGCCCCGTGA
- the LOC128561007 gene encoding uncharacterized protein LOC128561007 — translation MWLYLAALVGLYYLLRWYRERQVVSHLRDKYVFITGCDSGFGNLLARQLDTRGLRVLAGCLTEKGAEQLRACTSDRLKTVSLDVTKTESVTAAAQWVKEHVGDRGLWGLVNNAGISQPTAPNEWLTKQDFVTILDVNLLGLIEVTLSLLSLVRKARGRLVNVSSVMGRVSLSGGGYCISKYGVEAFSDSLRRELAHFGVKVAVIEPGYYKTNMTNTERVLQMIQKTWDHASPEIKEIYGQKFLASYLRIISEKHMARCSLNLSEVTGCMEHALTACHPRTRVCRTPPEGASPPAHTGSRVWPRSLRSSSPGVMALPLSQGVMVGSPWSVDRPWRWHLYTKGGSEGFQLQPQAPDDACVCVHPQAMWLYLAALVGLYYLLRWYRERQVVSHLRDKYVFITGCDSGFGNLLARQLDTRGLRVLAGCLTEKGAEQLRARTSDRLKTVSLDVTKTESVTAAAQWVKECVGDRGLWGLVNNAGISQPTAPNEWLTKQDFVTILDVNLLGLIEVTLSLLPLVRKARGRVVNVSSVMGRVSFLGGGYCISKYGVEAFSDSLRRELSYSGVKVVLIEPGYFKTAVTSKEIFLKNLKEVWSRTSIEVKQSYGEKFLASYMKPADLLEQSLTQDLAKVTDCMEHALTACHPRTRYSAGWDAKLLYLPLSYMPTFLVDAMVTWGSPRPANAL, via the exons ATGTGGCTGTACCTGGCGGCCCTCGTGGGCCTGTACTACCTGCTGCGCTGGTACCGGGAGAGGCAGGTGGTGAGCCACCTCCGAGACAAGTACGTCTTCATCACGGGCTGCGACTCCGGCTTTGGGAACCTGCTGGCCAGACAGCTGGACACCAGAGGCTTGAGGGTGCTGGCTGGGTGTCTGACGGAGAAGGGGGCCGAGCAGCTGAGGGCCTGCACGTCAGACAGGCTGAAGACAGTGAGCCTGGACGTCACCAAGACAGAGAGTGTCACTGCAGCTGCCCAGTGGGTGAAGGAGCATGTGGGAGACAGAG GACTCTGGGGCCTGGTGAATAACGCTGGCATCTCCCAGCCCACAGCCCCCAACGAGTGGCTGACGAAACAGGACTTTGTGACCATACTGGATGTGAACCTACTGGGGTTGATCGAGGTGACTCTGAGCCTGCTGTCCTTAGTGAGGAAGGCCAGGGGCCGCCTGGTCAATGTCTCCAGCGTCATGGGCCGGGTATCACTTTCTGGTGGTGGCTACTGCATCTCCAAGTACGGCGTCGAGGCCTTCTCAGACTCCCTCAG GAGGGAGCTCGCCCACTTTGGGGTGAAGGTGGCTGTGATTGAGCCTGGTTACTACAAGACGAACATGACCAACACTGAGAGAGTCCTGCAGATGATTCAGAAGACTTGGGACCACGCCAGCCCCGAGATCAAGGAGATCTATGGCCAAAAGTTTCTGGCATCCT ACCTCAGAATAATATCTGAAAAACATATGGCCAGATGCAGCCTGAATCTGTCTGAGGTGACGGGCTGCATGGAGCATGCGCTGACCGCCTGCCACCCCCGCACCCG AGTCTGCAGGACGCCGCCAGAGGGCGCAAGTCCACCAGCGCACACGGGCTCCAGGGTTTGGCCTCGGAGTCTGAGAAGCTCCTCTCCAGGAGTGATGGCCTTGCCACTGTCACAGGGTGTAATGGTTGGGTCTCCCTGGTCAGTGGACAGACCCTGGAGATGGCATCTCTACACTAAAGGTGGCTCAGAAGGATTTCAGCTGCAGCCCCAGGCACCCGATGA cgcctgtgtgtgtgtccaccCCCAAGCCATGTGGCTGTACCTGGCGGCCCTCGTGGGCCTGTACTACCTGCTGCGCTGGTACCGGGAGAGGCAGGTGGTGAGCCACCTCCGAGACAAGTACGTCTTCATCACGGGCTGCGACTCCGGCTTTGGGAACCTGCTGGCCAGACAGCTGGACACCAGAGGCTTGAGGGTGCTGGCTGGGTGTCTGACGGAGAAGGGGGCCGAGCAGCTGAGGGCCCGCACGTCAGACAGGCTGAAGACAGTGAGCCTGGACGTCACCAAGACAGAGAGTGTCACTGCAGCTGCCCAGTGGGTGAAGGAGTGTGTGGGAGACAGAG gacTCTGGGGCCTAGTGAATAACGCTGGCATCTCCCAGCCCACGGCCCCCAACGAGTGGCTGACAAAGCAGGACTTTGTGACCATACTGGATGTGAACCTACTGGGGTTGATCGAGGTGACTCTGAGTCTGCTGCCCTTAGTGAGGAAGGCCAGAGGCCGCGTAGTCAATGTCTCCAGTGTCATGGGCCGAGTGTCATTTCTGGGTGGTGGCTATTGCATCTCCAAGTACGGCGTTGAGGCCTTCTCGGACTCCCTCAG GAGGGAGCTGTCATACTCTGGCGTGAAGGTGGTTTTGATTGAGCCTGGGTACTTTAAGACTGCTGTGACTAGTAAGGAGATATTCTTGAAAAACttgaaggaagtgtggagccggACCAGCATAGAAGTCAAGCAGAGCTACGGGGAGAAGTTTCTGGCATCCT ACATGAAACCAGCAGACTTACTGGAACAAAGCTTAACTCAGGATCTGGCCAAGGTGACGGACTGCATGGAGCATGCGCTGACCGCCTGCCACCCCCGCACCCGGTACTCAGCTGGCTGGGACGCCAAGCTTCTCTACCTCCCCCTGAGCTACATGCCCACCTTCCTGGTGGATGCCATGGTCACCTGGGGCTCTCCCAGGCCGGCCAACGCCCTGTGA
- the LOC128561009 gene encoding retinol dehydrogenase 16-like isoform X1, with product MPEGLEAGLPTPTLCVLKSSCLITATLSLHPSTCVCVHPQAMWLYLAALVGLYYLLRWYRERQVVSHLRDKYVFITGCDSGFGNLLARQLDTRGLRVLAGCLTEKGAEQLRARTSDRLKTVSLDVTKTESVTAAAQWVKECVGDRGLWGLVNNAGISQSASPNEWLTKQDFVTILDMNLLGVIEVTLSLLPLVRKARGRLVNVSSVMGRLSLSGGGYCISKYGVEAFSDSLRPLKSRPSACLSCRRELAHFGVKVAVIEPGYFKTGMTNTERVLQMAQKNWDKASPEIKEIYGQKILASYLRIISEKHMARCNLNLSEVTGCMEHALTACHPRTRYSAGWDVKLFYLPLSYMPTFLVDAMVTWSLPRPEKAP from the exons ATGCCAGAGGGCCTGGAGGCTGGtctcccaacccccaccctcTGTGTTCTTAAATCCTCCTGTCTGATCACTGCCACACTCTCCTTACACCCcagcacctgtgtgtgtgtccaccCCCAAGCCATGTGGCTGTACCTGGCGGCCCTCGTGGGCCTGTACTACCTGCTGCGCTGGTACCGGGAGAGGCAGGTGGTGAGCCACCTCCGAGACAAGTACGTCTTCATCACGGGCTGCGACTCCGGCTTTGGGAACCTGCTGGCCAGACAGCTGGACACCAGAGGCTTGAGGGTGCTGGCTGGGTGTCTGACGGAGAAGGGGGCCGAGCAGCTGAGGGCCCGCACGTCAGACAGGCTGAAGACAGTGAGCCTGGACGTCACCAAGACAGAGAGTGTCACTGCAGCTGCCCAGTGGGTGAAGGAGTGTGTGGGAGACAGAG gacTCTGGGGCCTGGTGAATAACGCTGGCATCTCCCAGTCCGCCAGCCCTAACGAGTGGCTGACGAAGCAGGACTTTGTGACCATATTGGACATGAACCTGCTGGGGGTGATCGAGGTGACTCTGAGCCTGCTGCCCTTAGTGAGGAAAGCCAGGGGCCGCCTGGTCAATGTCTCCAGCGTCATGGGCCGGTTGTCACTTTCTGGTGGTGGCTACTGTATCTCCAAGTACGGCGTCGAGGCCTTCTCAGACTCCCTCAG ACCTCTGAAGTCCCGGCCCTCAGCATGTCTGTCTTGCAGGCGGGAGCTTGCCCACTTTGGGGTGAAAGTGGCTGTGATCGAGCCCGGTTACTTTAAGACAGGCATGACTAATACTGAGAGAGTTCTGCAGATGGCCCAGAAGAATTGGGATAAGGCCAGCCCCGAGATCAAGGAGATCTATGGCCAGAAGATTCTGGCATCCT ACCTCAGAATAATATCTGAAAAACATATGGCCAGATGCAACCTGAATCTGTCTGAGGTGACGGGCTGCATGGAGCATGCGCTGACCGCCTGCCACCCCCGTACCCGGTACTCAGCTGGCTGGGACGTCAAGCTTTTCTACCTCCCCCTGAGCTACATGCCCACCTTCCTGGTGGATGCCATGGTCACCTGGAGCCTCCCAAGGCCAGAGAAGGCCCCGTGA
- the LOC128561009 gene encoding retinol dehydrogenase 16-like isoform X4 codes for MPEGLEAGLPTPTLCVLKSSCLITATLSLHPSTCVCVHPQAMWLYLAALVGLYYLLRWYRERQVVSHLRDKYVFITGCDSGFGNLLARQLDTRGLRVLAGCLTEKGAEQLRARTSDRLKTVSLDVTKTESVTAAAQWVKECVGDRGLWGLVNNAGISQSASPNEWLTKQDFVTILDMNLLGVIEVTLSLLPLVRKARGRLVNVSSVMGRLSLSGGGYCISKYGVEAFSDSLSFKGPLIKILLSGSVARHFPGFSQPCLGTSSPRSGRQMGLEPKSPYNVGLIPLRRDHRQDISETDTNRDTAEPMPMANMTLGYTGP; via the exons ATGCCAGAGGGCCTGGAGGCTGGtctcccaacccccaccctcTGTGTTCTTAAATCCTCCTGTCTGATCACTGCCACACTCTCCTTACACCCcagcacctgtgtgtgtgtccaccCCCAAGCCATGTGGCTGTACCTGGCGGCCCTCGTGGGCCTGTACTACCTGCTGCGCTGGTACCGGGAGAGGCAGGTGGTGAGCCACCTCCGAGACAAGTACGTCTTCATCACGGGCTGCGACTCCGGCTTTGGGAACCTGCTGGCCAGACAGCTGGACACCAGAGGCTTGAGGGTGCTGGCTGGGTGTCTGACGGAGAAGGGGGCCGAGCAGCTGAGGGCCCGCACGTCAGACAGGCTGAAGACAGTGAGCCTGGACGTCACCAAGACAGAGAGTGTCACTGCAGCTGCCCAGTGGGTGAAGGAGTGTGTGGGAGACAGAG gacTCTGGGGCCTGGTGAATAACGCTGGCATCTCCCAGTCCGCCAGCCCTAACGAGTGGCTGACGAAGCAGGACTTTGTGACCATATTGGACATGAACCTGCTGGGGGTGATCGAGGTGACTCTGAGCCTGCTGCCCTTAGTGAGGAAAGCCAGGGGCCGCCTGGTCAATGTCTCCAGCGTCATGGGCCGGTTGTCACTTTCTGGTGGTGGCTACTGTATCTCCAAGTACGGCGTCGAGGCCTTCTCAGACTCCCTCAG CTTTAAAGGCCCCTTGATCAAGATTCTTCTGTCAGGCTCTGTGGCCCGGCACTTCCCTGGATTTAGCCAGCCATGCCTTGGGACCTCCTCTCCACGTTCTGGTAGACAGATGGGTCTGGAGCCTAAGAGCCCATATAACGTGGGTCTGATTCCTTTGAGAAGGGACCATAGACAGGACATTTCTGAAACAGATACGAACAGAGATACTGCAGAGCCCATGCCCATGGCCAATATGACATTGGGCTACACGGGCCCTTGA
- the LOC128561009 gene encoding retinol dehydrogenase 16-like isoform X3, with translation MWLYLAALVGLYYLLRWYRERQVVSHLRDKYVFITGCDSGFGNLLARQLDTRGLRVLAGCLTEKGAEQLRARTSDRLKTVSLDVTKTESVTAAAQWVKECVGDRGLWGLVNNAGISQSASPNEWLTKQDFVTILDMNLLGVIEVTLSLLPLVRKARGRLVNVSSVMGRLSLSGGGYCISKYGVEAFSDSLRPLKSRPSACLSCRRELAHFGVKVAVIEPGYFKTGMTNTERVLQMAQKNWDKASPEIKEIYGQKILASYLRIISEKHMARCNLNLSEVTGCMEHALTACHPRTRYSAGWDVKLFYLPLSYMPTFLVDAMVTWSLPRPEKAP, from the exons ATGTGGCTGTACCTGGCGGCCCTCGTGGGCCTGTACTACCTGCTGCGCTGGTACCGGGAGAGGCAGGTGGTGAGCCACCTCCGAGACAAGTACGTCTTCATCACGGGCTGCGACTCCGGCTTTGGGAACCTGCTGGCCAGACAGCTGGACACCAGAGGCTTGAGGGTGCTGGCTGGGTGTCTGACGGAGAAGGGGGCCGAGCAGCTGAGGGCCCGCACGTCAGACAGGCTGAAGACAGTGAGCCTGGACGTCACCAAGACAGAGAGTGTCACTGCAGCTGCCCAGTGGGTGAAGGAGTGTGTGGGAGACAGAG gacTCTGGGGCCTGGTGAATAACGCTGGCATCTCCCAGTCCGCCAGCCCTAACGAGTGGCTGACGAAGCAGGACTTTGTGACCATATTGGACATGAACCTGCTGGGGGTGATCGAGGTGACTCTGAGCCTGCTGCCCTTAGTGAGGAAAGCCAGGGGCCGCCTGGTCAATGTCTCCAGCGTCATGGGCCGGTTGTCACTTTCTGGTGGTGGCTACTGTATCTCCAAGTACGGCGTCGAGGCCTTCTCAGACTCCCTCAG ACCTCTGAAGTCCCGGCCCTCAGCATGTCTGTCTTGCAGGCGGGAGCTTGCCCACTTTGGGGTGAAAGTGGCTGTGATCGAGCCCGGTTACTTTAAGACAGGCATGACTAATACTGAGAGAGTTCTGCAGATGGCCCAGAAGAATTGGGATAAGGCCAGCCCCGAGATCAAGGAGATCTATGGCCAGAAGATTCTGGCATCCT ACCTCAGAATAATATCTGAAAAACATATGGCCAGATGCAACCTGAATCTGTCTGAGGTGACGGGCTGCATGGAGCATGCGCTGACCGCCTGCCACCCCCGTACCCGGTACTCAGCTGGCTGGGACGTCAAGCTTTTCTACCTCCCCCTGAGCTACATGCCCACCTTCCTGGTGGATGCCATGGTCACCTGGAGCCTCCCAAGGCCAGAGAAGGCCCCGTGA